A window of Komagataella phaffii GS115 chromosome 1, complete sequence contains these coding sequences:
- a CDS encoding Mitochondrial ribosomal protein of the large subunit produces the protein MFLWSVSSKAAAPGVIYQSIKQSILTVQIRTATKKTAGSKTHMKDSAGRRLGPKKQDGELVSIGQILMRQRGTKFYPGENVGIGRDHTLFALEPGYVRYYLDPFHPKRKFIGVALHRNIRLPLPHWEPRVRRFGYVEITDKFDSDREEGRMSRKEHKLFPNIEFALKKRQEARLEKKQELSSQLTSFEEFFSDSQEFIDIASSRLVKLDGFLRGGKSIAEARFYATYNFRYDLQLLLKKMIITETQFDQRLTQYLTVASKVDDVVTFDSHFRLCKQLSSAQKEELAKNNLSKIEEIVGNHTVMTRDTRYKVENLIDSPAFDISAQIRLRRKYLKPVVRESKGVSSTKDAVIVRRWNDKSRRIDTISRARDAFAPS, from the coding sequence ATGTTTTTATGGTCAGTGTCCTCAAAAGCTGCAGCGCCTGGGGTCATTTATCAATCGATAAAGCAGAGTATTCTAACGGTTCAAATTCGTACCGCTACGAAGAAAACTGCAGGTTCAAAAACACATATGAAGGATTCTGCTGGGCGACGTTTGGGGCCCAAGAAACAAGATGGTGAGCTAGTATCAATTGGTCAAATATTGATGCGACAACGTGGAACAAAATTTTATCCCGGTGAGAATGTAGGTATAGGCCGGGACCATACATTGTTTGCATTAGAACCAGGGTATGTGAGGTACTACTTGGATCCTTTTCATCCGAAACGCAAGTTCATTGGTGTTGCTTTACATCGCAATATCAGGTTACCTTTGCCCCACTGGGAACCAAGGGTGAGACGGTTCGGCTATGTTGAAATCACCGACAAGTTTGATTCCGATCGTGAAGAAGGTCGTATGAGTCGCAAAGAACACAAGCTGTTTCCGAACATTGAGTTTGCATTAAAGAAGAGGCAAGAGGCCAGGttagagaagaaacaagaaCTTAGTAGTCAATTGACAAGTTTTGAGGAATTCTTTTCAGACAGTCAAGAATTCATTGATATTGCTTCGTCTAGGCTTGTAAAGCTAGACGGGTTCCTTCGTGGTGGAAAATCAATCGCCGAAGCTCGGTTCTATGCCACCTACAATTTTCGGTACGATTTACAATTGctattgaaaaagatgatTATAACCGAAACTCAGTTTGATCAAAGGTTAACCCAATATCTAACGGTGGCTTCGAAAGTGGATGATGTGGTAACTTTCGATTCTCACTTTCGTCTCTGTAAACAACTATCCTCTGCGCAAAAGGAAGAGCTTGCGAAGAACAACCTTTCGAAAATAGAGGAAATTGTCGGTAACCACACCGTGATGACTAGAGATACGCGTTACAAGGTAGAAAATTTGATTGACTCCCCTGCATTTGATATTTCCGCGCAAATACGCTTACGTCGAAAATACTTGAAGCCGGTGGTCCGTGAATCCAAAGGTGTAAGCTCAACCAAGGACGCTGTGATTGTTCGCCGCTGGAATGATAAATCCCGTCGCATTGATACTATTTCAAGAGCAAGGGATGCGTTCGCACCTTCATAG
- a CDS encoding Phosphatidylinositol-4-phosphate 5-kinase encodes MNIVSNINENDLALLWSEESKTNPVSKNLNPVRLAPTVCSKQSKSSEEISPSGNSISSLPIAAITATSNTSLHIDNLDSASEEVLVPSINSHSRDRISVMNNRSTTLLSQEEIGQRLVANAPMSSISNSKSFVNTSRTLTQNESTISTQDAINTELNRMRTSIIAKRERERKRKEFLEDERVLVGNKVSEGHSNYVMAYNMLTGIRVSVSRCSGIMKPLTEVDFRTTKKLAFDISGSELIPSSKYDFKFKDYAPQVFRSLRLLFGLDPADYLVSLTSKYILSELGSPGKSGSFFYYSRDYKFIIKTIHHSEHRQLRRILPQYYNHIKENPKTLISQFYGLHRVKMPWGRNAGLRKVHFIVMNNIFPPAKDIRSQYDLKGSLAGRITRTPTTNSELARTIVLKDQNWLKEEKTLKLGPQKAKDFLNQLRSDVDLLERLNIMDYSLLVGIHYEPNRLKKNNTPETLMSFEGRSELRATDYLNNDLDEVYYVGVIDCLTNYSFFKKVETLWRSLSHKRAEVSAVPPMEYGERFYQFVRNSVDSHLIRKQC; translated from the coding sequence ATGAACATCGTCAGCAACATTAATGAGAACGATTTAGCTCTGCTTTGGAgtgaagaatcaaagacGAACCCAGTGAGTAAGAATTTAAATCCCGTACGTTTAGCACCCACAGTGTGTTCGAAGCAAAGCAAAAGCAGCGAGGAAATTTCGCCTAGTGGCAATTCCATATCGTCGTTACCTATTGCCGCTATCACAGCTACAAGCAATACAAGTCTTCACATTGATAATTTGGATTCTGCTTCAGAAGAAGTACTAGTACCAAGCATCAACTCTCATAGTAGAGACAGAATCTCAGTCATGAACAACCGTTCTACTACCTTACTATCGCAGGAAGAAATAGGACAGCGCTTAGTAGCAAATGCTCCAATGTCTTCTATTTCaaattccaaatctttCGTTAATACATCTAGAACTTTGACGCAGAATGAATCAACCATAAGTACTCAAGATGCAATCAATACAGAGTTGAACCGAATGAGGACTTCAATTATTGCCAAGCGGGAGCGAGAACGAAAAAGGAAggaatttttggaagacgaAAGAGTTTTAGTTGGAAACAAAGTTAGCGAGGGACATTCCAATTATGTTATGGCATACAATATGCTAACTGGTATCCGAGTTAGCGTTTCCAGATGTTCCGGGATAATGAAGCCTCTGACAGAGGTCGATTTTAGGACCACAAAGAAGTTAGCTTTCGACATATCAGGTTCGGAACTCATACCATCGTCAAAGTACgatttcaaattcaaagactaTGCTCCCCAGGTATTCAGATCACTGAGACTTCTTTTCGGATTAGATCCCGCTGATTACCTTGTCTCGTTAACTTCCAAATACATTCTGTCCGAGTTAGGATCTCCTGGCAAGAGTGgttctttcttttactATTCTCGTGACTAcaaattcatcatcaaaacaATACATCATTCTGAACACAGGCAACTGAGAAGAATACTTCCACAATACTATAATCatatcaaagaaaatccaAAGACTCTAATATCTCAATTCTATGGGCTTCACAGAGTAAAAATGCCATGGGGTCGAAATGCTGGTTTAAGAAAAGTTCATTTTATAGTTATGAACAATATATTTCCTCCAGCAAAAGATATACGAAGCCAGTATGACTTGAAGGGCTCTTTAGCTGGTAGAATAACTAGGACTCCTACTACTAATAGTGAACTAGCCCGTACTATTGTGTTGAAGGACCAGAATTGGTTAAAGGAGGAAAAAACGCTCAAACTCGGACCCCAGAAGGcaaaagattttttgaatcaacTCCGGTCTGACGTAGATCTACTTGAAAGGCTAAACATCATGGATTACTCACTGTTGGTAGGAATTCACTATGAACCTAATAGACTTAAAAAGAACAACACACCCGAAACTTTGATGAGTTTTGAGGGAAGATCTGAATTGAGAGCTACAGACTATCTGAATAACGATCTGGATGAGGTTTATTATGTGGGAGTTATAGATTGCTTAACTAATTactcatttttcaaaaaggtGGAAACTCTCTGGAGATCCCTGAGTCATAAAAGAGCCGAAGTAAGTGCGGTACCACCGATGGAGTATGGTGAGCGTTTTTATCAGTTTGTACGGAACTCAGTAGATTCTCATCTAATTAGAAAACAATGTTAA